The proteins below come from a single Aspergillus oryzae RIB40 DNA, chromosome 5 genomic window:
- a CDS encoding camp independent regulatory protein (gluconate transport-inducing protein) translates to MVNGTTTVLEPTFTGYVATTQDALILFEACLTGVLHHVPRRPHDRERGHLVRSGSVFIYEENSSGIKRWTDGVTWSPSRILGNFLVYRELEKPFPPGEKKRAMKKANRRPVPPSRPGEPYPRHDSNGSQGYSPSSTGTFGERSHQSDVERALVGSLVDSYGFKDSGLVKKTMSVTVSGVTHHLVSYYSVEDVMRGILNPPSMVESLRFIRPRAELTQKQSFRAPIDDLETGGMENLNDPSHALYGYRPPQLVAPSGYGMPNPHPEFYMHANPYAATHPPQSAPMTAYSMAGSIPAQPAPNPYLPAPSAPTQIPQKPDDYPQFRAPAQYGTSFDALNHNPLSSSISSAMGAAMPSSLSDRNRSHSDHSPSAYRNSSISSRSVATDATSPMDPATPATYSRGNSFSLAGQLDGASHHSVEQRGMAAFDPSIPRRESNPIPTPYYTGGDRHPYYVGATAPAAHANYPVSTWTTAAPAQPQV, encoded by the coding sequence ATGGTCAACGGCACCACCACGGTGTTGGAGCCTACCTTCACGGGGTACGTTGCGACAACGCAAGATGCATTAATCCTGTTCGAGGCATGTTTGACCGGTGTCCTGCATCATGTGCCCCGCCGACCTCACGATCGTGAGCGTGGACATTTGGTCCGGAGCGGAAGCGTGTTTATCTACGAGGAAAACTCATCGGGAATCAAGCGATGGACAGACGGCGTCACTTGGAGTCCGAGTCGCATTCTGGGCAACTTCTTGGTTTATCGAGAGCTCGAAAAGCCATTCCCCCCGggcgagaagaagcgagcgatgaagaaggcCAACCGACGGCCGGTACCTCCAAGCAGACCCGGGGAGCCCTATCCACGCCATGACAGCAACGGTAGCCAAGGCTattctccttcgtcaaccGGGACGTTCGGAGAGAGATCGCACCAGTCTGATGTGGAAAGAGCGCTAGTCGGTTCCTTGGTGGATTCATACGGCTTCAAGGACTCGGGTTTGGtcaagaagacgatgagtgTGACTGTTTCCGGTGTGACGCACCATCTGGTGTCATACTATAGCGTGGAGGATGTGATGAGGGGTATCTTAAACCCGCCGTCGATGGTTGAATCACTGAGATTTATCAGGCCCCGGGCAGAACTGACCCAGAAGCAAAGCTTCCGGGCTCCCATTGATGATCTAGAGACTGGCGGCATGGAGAATCTAAATGACCCGTCTCATGCGTTGTACGGATATCGTCCTCCGCAGTTGGTGGCTCCCTCAGGGTATGGCATGCCGAATCCTCATCCCGAATTCTATATGCACGCGAACCCTTATGCGGCGACCCATCCGCCACAGTCGGCGCCGATGACGGCGTATTCAATGGCCGGATCAATCCCTGCACAGCCGGCTCCCAATCCTTATCTTCCTGCTCCATCAGCTCCGACCCAGATCCCACAGAAACCCGACGACTATCCGCAGTTCCGAGCTCCAGCACAGTATGGAACGAGCTTCGATGCGCTTAACCATAATCCTCTTTCGTCGTCCATTTCATCTGCCATGGGCGCGGCTATGCCGAGCTCCTTGAGTGACCGTAATCGGTCCCACTCGGATCACAGCCCCTCAGCTTATCGGAACTCTTCGATTTCCTCACGAAGTGTTGCAACCGATGCAACCTCACCGATGGACCCTGCCACTCCAGCTACATATTCACGGGGTAACAGTTTCAGCCTAGCGGGGCAATTGGATGGGGCGTCGCACCATTCTGTGGAACAGCGCGGCATGGCGGCCTTTGACCCTAGTATCCCTCGTCGGGAGTCGAATCCAATTCCTACCCCTTATTACACCGGAGGCGACAGACATCCGTACTATGTGGGCGCCACCGCTCCAGCGGCTCATGCTAACTACCCTGTCTCCACTTGGACGACGGCTGCTCCAGCTCAACCGCAGGTATAA